A section of the Candidatus Binataceae bacterium genome encodes:
- a CDS encoding GntR family transcriptional regulator, which yields MLRVSRELSSVSQIHEELRTMILSGSFEPGARLSQIRLAQQLRVGLTPLREALRMLQQEGLIVAEHNKRPRLLSFNPDAIDANSAEVILLFSLAAALSVPRLTDEEIATIRNSLEEMRQAAEHEDINGWLRADFEFHARAFVHAGGPLNARLKRVCDENQYYLRFLMTRENVPWEKIDSDHQAILDACAVRNGDLASKLVARHLAGGHIALLAHVMPDKEPRMIRAAMRLIVPKPELVVPKRAARG from the coding sequence TTGCTGAGGGTTTCCCGCGAACTAAGCAGCGTCAGCCAAATCCACGAGGAACTTCGGACCATGATTCTGAGCGGCAGCTTTGAACCCGGTGCGCGCCTGTCTCAGATTCGGCTCGCCCAGCAACTTCGCGTCGGACTGACGCCCCTGCGTGAAGCGCTCCGCATGCTGCAACAGGAAGGATTGATTGTCGCTGAGCACAACAAGCGTCCGCGGCTGCTTAGCTTCAATCCGGATGCGATCGACGCCAACTCGGCGGAGGTAATCCTCCTCTTTTCGCTGGCCGCCGCACTCTCCGTTCCCAGGTTGACCGACGAGGAGATCGCCACAATTCGGAATTCGCTAGAGGAGATGCGTCAGGCGGCGGAGCACGAAGATATCAATGGTTGGCTACGAGCGGACTTTGAGTTCCACGCGCGCGCATTCGTACACGCCGGCGGGCCGCTGAATGCGAGGCTGAAACGCGTCTGCGATGAGAATCAATATTACCTGCGGTTCCTGATGACCCGAGAAAATGTCCCTTGGGAAAAGATAGACAGCGACCACCAGGCGATTTTGGATGCCTGCGCGGTCCGGAACGGGGATCTCGCGTCCAAGCTGGTTGCGCGGCATCTTGCCGGCGGTCACATCGCTCTGCTCGCCCACGTGATGCCCGACAAGGAACCGCGCATGATACGCGCGGCGATGCGCCTAATCGTTCCCAAGCCCGAGTTGGTCGTCCCAAAGCGCGCGGCGCGCGGCTGA
- a CDS encoding cupin domain-containing protein, producing METVDERTGEKVEKTIFAINSSEDFARLRGRWSQMPMIPKIARVEESPTVRFPGSTIRVLLNGEESGGSVSVFYQEVEPGFGAPPHHQPNEEEHFFILEGEMEMTIGNQTIHATPGTFAFAPRNATHAFKNNGEKVCRFITWNSPGGHERMFEAGQRMAQEQIGDPEVRGKILAAHDTIFHERPRSVRGVNS from the coding sequence ATGGAAACGGTTGACGAGCGTACCGGAGAGAAAGTCGAGAAAACCATATTCGCCATCAATAGCAGCGAGGATTTCGCGCGACTGCGCGGCCGATGGTCGCAGATGCCGATGATCCCGAAGATAGCTCGGGTCGAGGAGTCTCCGACCGTGAGATTTCCCGGCTCCACCATTCGGGTTTTGCTCAACGGCGAAGAGAGCGGTGGTTCGGTGTCGGTCTTCTACCAGGAGGTCGAGCCTGGATTTGGAGCGCCGCCTCACCATCAGCCAAATGAGGAGGAACACTTCTTCATCTTGGAAGGTGAGATGGAAATGACGATTGGGAACCAGACGATCCACGCAACACCTGGAACGTTTGCTTTCGCTCCGCGCAACGCGACTCACGCGTTCAAGAACAACGGGGAGAAGGTCTGTCGATTTATCACCTGGAACTCGCCGGGTGGCCACGAGCGGATGTTCGAAGCTGGGCAGCGGATGGCTCAAGAACAGATTGGGGACCCCGAAGTCAGGGGAAAGATCTTGGCGGCTCACGACACAATCTTTCATGAGCGCCCGCGCTCGGTACGCGGAGTTAACAGCTGA
- a CDS encoding LLM class flavin-dependent oxidoreductase, which produces MKASFFCTNSYLSPEPFQRPGWPTPPGLSKPEIGVQSAEFALAQAKLADEAGFDWIACSEHHYMPGLQTANPNIFAAALTRVVKRARIAVLGPLVSMTNPVRTAEELAMLDQLSGGRLIALFLRGTPNEFLAYGVNPQETRARTQEASELIVRALTEPEPFGWEGRYFRFRTVAVWPRVIQQPHPPLFYSGNSIESATFAAEHHFGLGVSYYPPHLVAQLTAHYRQACAERGWGPIADQLIYRTFVGVAETDREADAMKSRFFGLGAVIAATTQGRASAMGMPKLDPGLGAKEFGTDADGKNSSADKGQAGFGFGGLQFCGSPNTVVKQIAEFHELTGVGVLDVSFGGVGLTPEEAQRSFRLFTSEVLPRIRSIGTAPVAESEAGAAAN; this is translated from the coding sequence ATGAAGGCCTCATTCTTTTGCACTAACAGTTATCTGTCACCGGAACCGTTTCAGCGTCCCGGATGGCCCACACCGCCGGGTTTGTCCAAGCCTGAGATCGGCGTTCAGTCTGCGGAGTTTGCGCTGGCGCAGGCCAAGCTTGCCGACGAAGCCGGTTTCGATTGGATTGCATGTTCCGAGCATCACTACATGCCGGGGCTTCAGACAGCGAATCCCAACATTTTCGCGGCAGCCTTGACCCGAGTTGTGAAGCGCGCGCGCATCGCCGTGCTGGGACCACTCGTGTCGATGACGAATCCGGTGCGGACTGCGGAAGAGCTGGCGATGCTGGATCAGCTGAGCGGCGGACGCCTTATCGCGCTTTTTCTCCGCGGCACGCCCAATGAATTTCTCGCCTACGGAGTGAACCCGCAGGAGACGCGAGCTCGGACTCAGGAAGCGAGCGAGCTTATCGTCCGGGCTCTCACGGAGCCTGAGCCATTCGGATGGGAGGGCAGATATTTCCGCTTCCGCACAGTAGCCGTGTGGCCGAGAGTTATTCAGCAACCACACCCACCGCTCTTCTACTCTGGCAACAGCATCGAATCCGCCACCTTTGCCGCTGAGCATCATTTCGGATTGGGCGTCTCGTATTATCCGCCCCACCTCGTCGCACAACTTACTGCACATTATCGGCAGGCATGCGCCGAGCGCGGATGGGGTCCCATCGCCGATCAACTCATCTATCGGACCTTTGTCGGCGTCGCGGAAACAGACAGAGAAGCGGACGCGATGAAGAGCAGATTCTTCGGTCTCGGCGCAGTGATCGCCGCGACGACTCAGGGCCGCGCCTCAGCGATGGGAATGCCTAAGTTGGATCCCGGCCTTGGAGCCAAGGAGTTCGGGACCGATGCCGACGGAAAGAATTCCAGCGCAGACAAAGGGCAAGCGGGTTTCGGATTTGGTGGACTACAGTTCTGTGGCAGCCCGAACACAGTAGTGAAGCAAATCGCCGAGTTTCACGAGCTCACAGGTGTGGGCGTGCTGGACGTTTCATTCGGCGGTGTGGGGTTGACTCCGGAAGAGGCTCAAAGGTCCTTTCGTCTGTTTACCAGCGAAGTTCTTCCTCGCATTCGCAGCATCGGCACAGCACCGGTAGCTGAGTCAGAGGCTGGTGCGGCGGCTAACTGA
- a CDS encoding alpha/beta hydrolase, giving the protein MSNSRSQYTIAGDGNGPRFTDAGSGNAVFLLQPASRALKDRLAENFRVITLETRDSRALQSITQSLRRTADQLVITKYSLIAESEFAAAAMAHTIDSGDSVESLTLIAPNDASNGASLDLHLEQCNAPTLVLFGTRDQVVAPEAGRAYARRIPKCFYTLVYDAGHDIGADRPQALHAVVRDFLEHREKFVIAHESSVINP; this is encoded by the coding sequence ATGAGCAACTCACGAAGTCAGTACACAATCGCCGGTGACGGAAACGGGCCGCGTTTCACCGACGCGGGTTCAGGAAACGCCGTCTTCTTACTGCAGCCTGCATCCAGAGCTCTCAAGGACCGACTCGCTGAAAACTTTCGTGTGATCACGCTCGAAACGCGCGATTCGCGGGCCCTGCAAAGCATAACCCAGTCGCTACGTCGAACGGCCGATCAGTTGGTTATTACAAAATACTCCCTGATCGCGGAGTCTGAATTTGCAGCGGCCGCGATGGCGCACACGATTGACTCTGGCGATTCGGTAGAGTCGTTGACCCTTATTGCGCCGAACGATGCGTCGAATGGCGCCTCGCTCGATCTTCATCTCGAGCAATGCAATGCACCCACCCTGGTGCTATTCGGAACGCGAGATCAGGTCGTGGCGCCTGAAGCAGGACGCGCTTACGCTCGCCGGATTCCCAAATGCTTCTACACGCTGGTGTATGACGCCGGCCACGACATCGGGGCAGATCGGCCACAAGCACTACACGCAGTCGTGCGAGATTTCCTCGAGCATCGTGAGAAGTTCGTGATTGCGCACGAAAGTTCGGTTATTAACCCGTAG
- a CDS encoding enolase C-terminal domain-like protein translates to MKISAVGVKVAALPNSYGRGIPPRLKLGVLSIETDEGTSGETFVSGPGASPEVVGQQIASVVRPILLGGNPLDIGRIWHALEARSRALDNTVQGYVDVALWDIAGKVAGLPIHRLLGNVRTTVPAYVSSWHHSTPEEYAEEALAYREQGIGAYKLHPPSCGRVFGEEVRGVTLDIAACSAVRHALGPEAPLFLDAAFSYSYQQAIRVGKTIEELDYLWYEDPLPAHDLHGYTRLKPHLHIPILATEVTVGGPHALPVWIISGATDYLRDDVVIKGGITGLIKIAHLAEAFGMNCEIHDAYNALNNVASLHVAAAIKNCEWFEILTPHPEGQYNFDHLNMGLAEPFVIDGEGRGVVPDRPGLGVEIDWDRLRAAGLQEIS, encoded by the coding sequence ATGAAGATCTCTGCCGTGGGTGTCAAAGTGGCCGCACTGCCCAATTCATATGGGCGGGGTATTCCACCAAGGCTCAAGTTGGGCGTTCTCTCGATAGAAACCGATGAGGGTACTAGCGGCGAGACATTCGTCAGTGGGCCGGGTGCAAGTCCGGAAGTCGTCGGACAACAGATCGCATCGGTCGTACGCCCGATTTTACTCGGAGGCAACCCTTTGGATATCGGCCGAATTTGGCATGCCTTGGAGGCGCGCTCACGTGCGTTGGACAATACGGTCCAAGGGTACGTCGATGTGGCGCTCTGGGACATTGCGGGTAAGGTTGCAGGACTCCCGATTCATCGCTTGCTCGGGAATGTCAGGACAACCGTTCCTGCGTATGTGTCTTCCTGGCATCATTCGACTCCTGAGGAGTACGCGGAAGAGGCGTTGGCCTACAGAGAGCAGGGAATCGGCGCCTACAAGCTTCATCCTCCGTCATGTGGAAGGGTCTTTGGAGAGGAGGTCCGAGGAGTCACGCTCGATATTGCTGCATGTTCCGCGGTTCGCCACGCCCTCGGCCCTGAAGCACCGCTCTTTCTGGATGCTGCCTTTAGTTACAGCTACCAACAGGCAATTCGGGTTGGTAAGACCATCGAAGAACTTGACTACCTGTGGTACGAAGATCCGCTTCCCGCTCACGACCTCCACGGTTACACGAGACTGAAGCCTCATCTTCACATTCCTATACTCGCGACCGAGGTGACTGTTGGCGGGCCACATGCCCTGCCAGTCTGGATCATAAGCGGCGCCACGGACTATCTGCGGGACGATGTCGTGATCAAGGGCGGTATTACTGGATTGATCAAGATCGCTCATCTCGCGGAAGCCTTTGGGATGAATTGCGAAATCCACGATGCATATAATGCGCTGAACAATGTCGCATCGTTGCATGTGGCCGCGGCGATCAAGAATTGTGAATGGTTCGAGATTCTGACGCCTCATCCCGAGGGGCAATACAATTTCGATCATTTGAACATGGGTCTTGCCGAGCCGTTCGTGATCGACGGTGAGGGGAGAGGGGTGGTGCCGGACCGGCCGGGGCTGGGCGTGGAAATCGACTGGGACCGACTCAGAGCGGCAGGCCTACAGGAGATCAGTTGA
- a CDS encoding DUF3500 domain-containing protein, with protein MKFNFRPYVPTKEDIERSRSPEAVAAIQKRIGDLFSSWRALYEAPYKGITSEGKVINDLYSLQPNAAPTKPMVKAASELLSSMSDEQRSAMMFPIDARQWRSWNNTPLWVYEFGLLMEMLPDVQRQAILQVVRASLSAHGFSMARDVMRLNQFLGELVQNTKMLGEWSYRFSLFGRPSMIEPWGWHLYGHHLALNCFLLGEQMVLSPTFMGAEPPWADAGPLAGTHLFEDQEEAGLRVLRALSKKQQDKAIIYPSILSNDLPPERKHTDDGRHWGGSFRDNRVIPYEGISGADLTREQRKFILELVDVHVSTLPEGPRKARVDDVESHLGETHFAWIGGFGDDSAFYYKVHSPVVLIEFDHHPGILLTNKEPSRAHVHSIVRTPNGNDYGADLLRLHYQHSHKGHRPGE; from the coding sequence ATGAAGTTCAATTTTCGTCCGTATGTCCCGACGAAAGAGGACATCGAGCGATCGAGATCGCCGGAAGCGGTTGCGGCGATCCAAAAGAGAATCGGAGACCTGTTCTCCTCCTGGCGGGCGCTTTACGAGGCTCCATACAAGGGCATCACGAGCGAGGGCAAAGTCATTAACGATCTGTACTCGCTTCAGCCGAACGCCGCTCCGACTAAGCCTATGGTCAAGGCTGCGAGCGAGCTGCTGTCATCTATGTCCGATGAACAGCGGTCCGCAATGATGTTTCCGATCGACGCCCGCCAGTGGCGCTCCTGGAATAATACGCCCTTGTGGGTTTACGAATTCGGCTTGTTGATGGAAATGCTTCCGGACGTGCAGCGGCAGGCGATCCTTCAGGTAGTGCGGGCGAGCCTTAGCGCCCACGGATTCAGCATGGCGCGCGATGTGATGCGTCTGAATCAGTTTCTGGGAGAGCTGGTTCAAAACACGAAAATGCTCGGTGAGTGGAGCTACCGGTTCAGTCTCTTTGGACGGCCTTCGATGATTGAACCGTGGGGATGGCACCTGTATGGACACCATCTGGCCCTGAATTGTTTCCTGCTGGGAGAGCAAATGGTGTTGAGCCCGACCTTCATGGGCGCTGAGCCACCCTGGGCTGATGCCGGACCGTTGGCTGGCACTCATCTTTTTGAAGATCAGGAGGAAGCCGGACTTCGTGTACTTCGGGCGCTTTCCAAGAAGCAGCAAGATAAGGCGATCATCTATCCCTCAATCCTGAGCAACGATCTTCCTCCCGAGCGCAAGCATACCGATGACGGCCGTCATTGGGGAGGCTCTTTTCGGGACAATCGGGTGATTCCGTACGAAGGAATCAGCGGTGCGGATCTCACCAGAGAACAACGGAAGTTTATCCTTGAGCTAGTTGACGTTCATGTCAGCACGCTCCCGGAAGGTCCACGCAAGGCTCGAGTCGATGACGTCGAGAGTCACCTGGGAGAAACGCACTTTGCCTGGATCGGAGGCTTCGGGGACGACAGCGCCTTCTACTACAAGGTGCACAGCCCGGTCGTGCTCATCGAATTCGACCATCATCCAGGAATTCTACTGACCAACAAAGAACCCTCGCGGGCACATGTGCACAGCATCGTCAGAACTCCGAATGGTAATGACTACGGCGCTGATCTGCTGCGTCTTCACTATCAACATTCGCACAAAGGTCATCGGCCAGGAGAATAA
- a CDS encoding cupin domain-containing protein: MQHVIPVDFSKFPSGWHSEILASPKTGVDSCYVICSRVEPGASGPKLHTLPADQFYFIVSGTMRVQLGTEEFSVGPDTLVSIPEGTPHCNRNPGNETEIHLEIIAPAPPFESIVAPATPRTIPNAAALIRTLDRKAFSGDKFAVQFLANRATNSKHVAINVAEVQPNAGGPSFHIHSFDQFYYVLDGQMSVDVGLNKYRASAHTLVVLPAGVVHQNRNSGMGVERHITILAPHPADGERLDTPVAIQHEKAFGQL, from the coding sequence ATGCAACACGTCATTCCAGTCGATTTCTCGAAATTCCCATCAGGTTGGCATAGCGAGATTCTCGCCAGTCCCAAGACCGGTGTCGACAGCTGTTACGTAATCTGCTCTCGCGTGGAACCCGGTGCTAGCGGACCGAAGCTGCATACGCTTCCCGCTGATCAGTTCTATTTCATAGTATCGGGAACCATGCGGGTGCAGCTCGGCACTGAAGAGTTTTCTGTTGGCCCGGATACATTGGTCTCCATACCCGAAGGTACGCCACACTGTAATCGGAATCCTGGAAACGAGACGGAGATTCATCTTGAAATAATAGCGCCCGCCCCTCCGTTCGAGTCGATCGTGGCGCCTGCAACTCCCCGTACTATTCCGAATGCTGCGGCTCTCATCCGAACACTCGATCGTAAAGCTTTCAGCGGGGACAAGTTTGCTGTTCAGTTTCTTGCCAATCGCGCAACAAATTCGAAACACGTAGCTATCAACGTCGCAGAAGTTCAACCCAACGCCGGCGGTCCTTCCTTTCACATCCATTCGTTCGATCAGTTCTACTACGTACTCGATGGCCAGATGTCGGTCGATGTTGGCCTGAATAAGTATCGGGCGAGTGCACACACCCTCGTCGTCCTTCCGGCAGGCGTGGTTCATCAGAACCGAAACAGCGGAATGGGCGTAGAGAGGCACATTACCATTCTTGCGCCGCATCCGGCGGATGGTGAACGACTCGATACTCCTGTAGCAATTCAACACGAAAAGGCATTCGGTCAGCTCTAG
- a CDS encoding LLM class flavin-dependent oxidoreductase — MKIGVGGGVIRMLGDSRPLVELYRGAARQAVEAEQRGFDFINVGEHHFAPNQWNPSSFPLLSYFAAQTSRIRIGTNVLVAPYHNPIRVAEDVATVDLLSNGRVDLVVGGGSIVGEFETFSVNPKERWGRMFETLEVVRRSFEEDGFDHQGRYFRFPNIRMTTRPVQQPFPLWVATLGPKMIARVAREGYHLQIPGFGPAEFCWKIYTHELRKHGRDPSKFNFHIMASVIVAERWDDHASAELNASTKHFRRFYEEQRTVFEGTAHQLDDHPSFQPVAGTPDQVLKHLEPILKNSAVTHLQANIDFRTINLFEKEVMPTLRKWGRTLAL, encoded by the coding sequence GTGAAAATAGGAGTAGGCGGCGGTGTCATACGTATGCTCGGTGATAGCCGTCCGCTCGTGGAACTGTATCGCGGAGCCGCGCGCCAGGCCGTGGAGGCAGAACAGCGCGGCTTCGATTTTATCAATGTCGGCGAACATCATTTCGCGCCCAACCAGTGGAATCCGTCCTCCTTTCCGCTGCTCTCTTATTTTGCAGCGCAGACTTCGCGAATCCGCATCGGAACCAATGTCCTGGTCGCGCCTTATCACAATCCGATCCGTGTGGCGGAGGATGTGGCGACCGTAGACCTGCTATCGAACGGCCGTGTGGACTTGGTAGTTGGCGGCGGCTCGATCGTTGGCGAGTTCGAGACCTTCAGTGTCAATCCTAAGGAGCGCTGGGGCCGTATGTTCGAGACCCTGGAGGTCGTGCGGCGTTCTTTCGAGGAAGACGGGTTCGATCATCAGGGGCGCTACTTTCGTTTTCCGAACATACGGATGACAACCCGGCCGGTGCAGCAACCGTTTCCGCTCTGGGTGGCTACTTTGGGTCCCAAAATGATCGCTCGAGTGGCTCGGGAAGGCTACCACCTGCAAATCCCAGGCTTCGGCCCGGCTGAGTTTTGCTGGAAGATCTACACGCATGAGCTTCGCAAGCATGGTCGGGATCCCAGCAAATTTAACTTCCACATAATGGCGAGCGTGATCGTTGCGGAGCGTTGGGACGACCACGCGAGTGCCGAGTTGAACGCGAGCACGAAACACTTCCGGCGATTCTATGAGGAGCAGAGGACGGTATTCGAAGGGACGGCTCATCAGCTTGATGATCATCCATCCTTTCAGCCCGTTGCGGGAACCCCCGATCAGGTGCTCAAGCACCTGGAGCCGATTCTGAAGAACAGCGCAGTCACGCATCTTCAGGCCAACATCGATTTTAGGACAATCAACCTATTCGAAAAGGAAGTAATGCCCACGTTACGAAAATGGGGGCGCACACTGGCCCTCTAA
- a CDS encoding pyridoxamine 5'-phosphate oxidase family protein gives MLGALNENRRAAVDAVVRSLRTGEHSAAIVAAKFLAPGIVMNANGTELETRDAVVDRITGQWAFTPVLAQAEWSLPEGGNESVRVTAGFPGLGAAPSDYSLTLFFDDHDLVGRIEEKYSFRMTSEPVDHMPAHVCTAINRALANQTPMVLAYVDDQGTPALSLRGSVQVYSPTQLCLWVRNANSGLIRAIRADRPLSLLYRNSSTRTTLTIRGRGKVIEDDGLRRRIFDISPEVEQRHDTAMSGAAVVVDVSRIHGTSPKGPVLVVIN, from the coding sequence ATGCTCGGCGCGCTGAACGAAAACCGGCGAGCGGCCGTCGATGCGGTCGTTCGGTCACTGCGAACGGGTGAACATTCAGCCGCAATCGTCGCGGCCAAATTTCTCGCCCCGGGCATAGTCATGAACGCCAACGGCACGGAGTTAGAGACTCGCGACGCCGTCGTCGACCGTATCACGGGGCAATGGGCATTCACTCCTGTGCTAGCGCAGGCTGAATGGTCGCTTCCCGAAGGCGGGAACGAGAGCGTCAGAGTGACTGCTGGTTTCCCGGGGTTAGGCGCAGCGCCAAGCGATTACTCCCTGACGTTGTTTTTTGATGATCACGATTTAGTCGGGCGGATCGAGGAAAAGTATTCCTTCCGAATGACGTCGGAGCCGGTCGATCACATGCCGGCCCACGTTTGTACCGCGATTAACCGCGCGCTCGCCAACCAGACTCCGATGGTGCTTGCGTACGTGGATGATCAGGGAACGCCCGCACTATCACTGCGCGGAAGCGTTCAGGTTTACAGCCCGACCCAGCTTTGCTTATGGGTCCGCAATGCCAATAGCGGACTGATTCGTGCAATTCGTGCCGATCGCCCGTTGTCTCTCCTGTACCGGAACAGCTCCACGCGGACGACGCTGACCATTCGAGGACGCGGTAAGGTGATCGAAGACGACGGCCTGCGCCGGCGAATCTTCGACATTTCCCCCGAGGTCGAGCAACGCCATGACACGGCGATGAGTGGTGCCGCGGTTGTAGTTGATGTTTCACGCATCCACGGCACTTCGCCGAAAGGACCTGTGTTGGTCGTCATCAACTAG
- a CDS encoding Rieske 2Fe-2S domain-containing protein has translation MLSKEDNELLCRVGPGTAMGDLMRQYWIPALPSLEFSEPDGPAKRMRLLGENLVMFRDTNGNVGAMLEACPHRGASLYFARNEECGLRCSYHGWKFDVHGNCVDLPTEPDEQRRKSFQAKIKARAYPCRDVNHMIWIYMGPRSEPPPFPAFEVNTLPFDYVCRPNIMMEKANWLQNLEGDLDSAHLDWIHRRLKVDSPKPTVGMRGFWNPDKRAPRLDVVPTEYGAFYTAKRSLPEGDEWHRLNQFIFPFHSMITIGVPNLVNLRSFVPLDDTHMMLISQTARVDRAVDERELTGNPNAFDEVGGYVERTHDPRSYFLTKANKRNDYMRNRAVEKESMFNGVPFVMNLQDRAMTELMCNADGEPIYDRTQEHLGSSDAMVIAVRRQLLQAVRRMQDGGSPPANVDNVRLDRVRSASLRLPVDADWRSISEPARNADSGRPPAADMPLIN, from the coding sequence GTGCTGTCCAAGGAAGATAACGAACTGCTTTGTCGGGTCGGGCCAGGAACGGCGATGGGCGACCTAATGCGTCAATACTGGATTCCCGCGTTGCCCTCATTGGAGTTTTCCGAACCGGACGGCCCGGCGAAACGGATGCGCCTTTTGGGTGAGAACCTCGTGATGTTCCGGGACACGAACGGAAACGTGGGAGCGATGCTCGAAGCGTGCCCACACCGGGGCGCGAGTCTCTACTTCGCGCGCAACGAGGAGTGTGGACTTCGGTGCTCGTACCACGGTTGGAAATTCGACGTCCATGGCAACTGCGTTGATCTCCCGACCGAGCCCGACGAGCAGCGGAGAAAATCCTTCCAGGCAAAGATAAAAGCGCGAGCCTACCCCTGCCGCGATGTGAATCACATGATCTGGATCTACATGGGACCGCGCAGCGAACCCCCTCCATTCCCTGCGTTCGAGGTAAACACGCTCCCCTTCGATTACGTTTGCAGACCGAACATCATGATGGAGAAGGCCAATTGGCTACAAAATCTCGAAGGCGATCTGGATTCCGCGCATCTCGATTGGATCCATCGCCGACTCAAGGTTGACAGTCCCAAACCCACCGTCGGAATGCGCGGCTTCTGGAACCCCGACAAGCGAGCTCCTCGACTCGATGTGGTGCCGACGGAGTACGGCGCCTTTTACACCGCCAAGCGAAGTCTCCCCGAAGGCGATGAGTGGCACCGCCTAAACCAGTTCATCTTTCCCTTCCACTCGATGATCACGATTGGCGTCCCCAATCTCGTCAATTTGCGATCGTTCGTGCCGCTAGATGACACGCACATGATGCTCATTTCGCAAACGGCGCGCGTTGACCGAGCGGTCGACGAGCGCGAACTCACGGGCAATCCAAATGCTTTCGATGAAGTCGGAGGGTACGTCGAACGTACTCACGACCCGCGCAGCTATTTCCTGACCAAAGCGAACAAGCGCAATGACTACATGCGCAATCGCGCGGTCGAAAAAGAATCGATGTTCAACGGCGTTCCGTTCGTGATGAACCTCCAGGATCGCGCGATGACCGAGTTGATGTGCAACGCGGACGGCGAGCCGATTTATGATCGAACCCAGGAGCACCTGGGGTCGTCTGATGCGATGGTAATTGCGGTTCGGAGGCAACTCCTGCAGGCCGTCCGCAGAATGCAGGACGGTGGAAGCCCTCCGGCCAACGTTGACAACGTGAGACTGGATCGGGTTCGTTCTGCGTCCCTGCGACTGCCCGTCGATGCTGACTGGAGATCGATCAGCGAACCGGCGCGCAACGCCGATTCTGGGCGCCCGCCCGCAGCGGACATGCCGCTGATCAACTGA
- a CDS encoding amidohydrolase family protein, whose product MIIDAHAHLVAPDSLYSYLSTLRASGGTYGNASPVSDEALTASAGSNLKIMDSVGTDMQLLSPRPFQLNHSAKPARVVHMWVRANNDTIARTVQMHPTRFRGVAGLPQVAGEGVQICFEEMDRCINELGFVGVLLNPDPGEGDGKTPNLGDEYWYPLWEKLVKMDVPAHIHSAGCYNGREVYDEHFSSEETLAIISIYRSAVFEDFPALKLMVSHGGGSIPFQIGRWRSHHALHGRRLVTRWKSFDEFFRKFHFDTCVYTKDPLELLFKIAGPDRCLFGTEKPGSGSGIDPETGRSYDDVKPTIESIASLSAADKTAIFEGNARRIFSRIDSGKPAQR is encoded by the coding sequence TTGATAATCGACGCGCACGCCCATCTAGTGGCACCCGACTCACTGTACAGTTACCTTTCAACCCTTCGCGCATCTGGCGGGACCTATGGGAATGCCTCGCCAGTGAGCGATGAGGCACTGACTGCTTCTGCCGGTTCAAACCTCAAGATCATGGACAGCGTCGGAACCGACATGCAGCTCCTGTCGCCGCGCCCCTTTCAGTTGAATCACTCCGCCAAGCCGGCCCGAGTCGTTCACATGTGGGTTCGGGCCAACAACGACACCATCGCGCGCACGGTTCAGATGCATCCCACTCGCTTTCGCGGCGTGGCGGGTTTACCGCAAGTGGCCGGCGAAGGGGTTCAGATCTGTTTCGAGGAAATGGATCGCTGCATCAACGAGCTTGGCTTTGTCGGCGTGCTTCTCAACCCCGACCCCGGTGAAGGCGACGGCAAGACGCCGAACCTCGGAGATGAGTATTGGTATCCACTCTGGGAGAAGTTGGTGAAGATGGATGTTCCAGCGCACATCCATTCCGCCGGTTGCTACAACGGACGTGAGGTCTACGACGAGCATTTCTCTTCCGAGGAGACCCTCGCGATCATTTCGATCTACCGCTCGGCCGTATTTGAGGATTTTCCAGCGCTCAAGCTGATGGTGAGTCACGGGGGCGGTTCAATTCCGTTTCAGATTGGACGGTGGCGTTCTCACCATGCGCTCCATGGCCGCCGCTTGGTAACCAGGTGGAAGAGCTTCGATGAGTTTTTCCGAAAGTTCCATTTCGATACCTGCGTCTATACCAAGGATCCTCTCGAGTTGCTGTTCAAAATCGCGGGACCTGACCGCTGCCTGTTCGGGACCGAGAAGCCGGGAAGCGGCAGCGGCATCGATCCGGAAACCGGACGTAGTTATGACGATGTGAAGCCCACTATCGAAAGTATTGCCTCCTTAAGCGCCGCCGACAAAACCGCAATCTTCGAAGGCAACGCCCGCCGCATCTTCAGCCGGATTGATAGCGGCAAACCTGCTCAGAGGTAA